The genomic interval atatctcttaaacggttaaacgtatagacgtgattttttttacacatattgctatgaatttgtgcgtaatgtttgtaaaaacagaatttaaaaaaaaattaccgttcagtttttataattaaaaaataaaatcacgttattaggtcctagtactttaaatatgacctctaaagataaacttataccgttgatttgtcccttataacggcccacagtatcttatcaagtttcattggagtattttaagtatttattgaattatgaagaaaattactacgacaggacacgatatttttagacatttaattggtcgagttttttatgagttggctaattaaaatttctaccaataattagtgcgtcagctcatttatccatctgcaaaaatatagcccaatacacagataaattatagagatataATCAAAAACCTATAAGATGCGCAATACAATGATAAACCGACAAAGTTTGAATAGCCACAAAAAAGCGACCGTGTCATATATCGTGCTAACCTTCCAAAATTGATAGTATTGTACCATTACTTTTTTAGCACTTAAGTACATGTACGTACATAATAGTtagtgaaaattaaaacaacagaacagttcaatatattttttattttctaagtttTAGTTGATCAATATTCTGACTGAATACCGAttgtaaattaagtaggtaatctaaaattattgtattaacataatttgtcatattaacataacaataaaaataatcaacagtaacaaaatagtaaaaaaatctagaaataGAGATAAATCACGTTGAATCAACTAGTAGCTGGTGCAGTGCCCCATATTTTCCCTAACCTACCTAAGAATTTGCGTTACCTAAGTTACGTGCGAAAAAACATCTAGGATGGATCCCtctaaaagggaacagctgtatAAACAGCGAGCGTCGTCAAGAACTACATCAGCAAGCCCAAGAAAAGGACAATCACAAAGGAcaggaaataaaataactgtTAACTCTAATTATAAtaggaaataaaatatctattaaccctcatttatgttttattttagtgaaatagtaggtagatcttcaaagtttcaaacaagttttaagttcctacattcttacgaaagacatacctactaggtactgcCTTACATTAAGTAAGTGGGCTGTATGTGGTCAATACgtaatttcaaaaactaatgattttatgtatttgtaatgtaagtaggtgCATAGTGTTTTAAATATAACTAGATACAGCCTATAGAAAGCTGTCCACTAGTACACTTGTAGCTCTATCGGTTTATGCCACAGATTCACGGCGGATCCTAATTGCGACGTTGCCAAACTTAATAGCATGGCTTGTAAGTAAAGATGGCTGTGGTCGGAACCTTTGGTAcctattagttttaaaattcagtTTTATTGCCGTGTTTTGAAGACGAACGGGTGGCTTAGTTTAACAGTTTCCAGAAAACTATATTGTTTAATTATGGCTTGTGACCAGACAATAGGACTGTTTgcttttgtttgttaaaatcccgtgggaactctaatatTTCGGAATAAATGTAACGGGTCacttatgcaaaaatcacgtcaatctgtaactctgttgcggtgtgatggaaggacaaaccaacaaacaaacatattttataataatgctcgcatttataattttagtatgattaataaaaagcttaataaTTTTGTGCGCACATGTACCAGAAAAGAAATGGCACAATACTATCAATTTTGGAAGGTTAGCACGATATATGACACGGTCGCTTTTTTGTGGCTATTCAAACTTTGTCGGTTTATCATTGTATTGCgcatcttataggttttttgattatatctctataatttatctgtgtattgggctatatttttgcagatggataaatgagctgacgcactaattattggtagaaattttaattagccaactcataaaatactcgaccaattaaatgtcgaaaaatatcgtagtcctgtcgtagtaattttcttcataattcaataaatacttaaaatactccaatgaaacttgataagatactgtgagccgttataagggacaaatcaacggtataagtttatcgttagaggtcatatttaaagtactaggacctaataacgttattttattttttaattgttaaacgtcatcccagcaaaaaactgaatatcttcgaagtgttatgacgcacaaatttaattttagcacgcacatttacctcttaaaacgcactaattcatggacctattttttttctcgtacgtccattgggaaaaaaatgtgtagctgggatgatgtattcctggcaaaacgcgtttttttcgaatatctacttattggttggacgcacaaatttaaaactttcacgcacaattacacgacgttacgcactaaaaatctatccaactcaaatcctgaaattcaacattattttgctgggattacgcacacgACTACAGGCCCCTACCTTATGCGTGTACATAGATATGAACTTGCCCAGTTTTTTCTaagaatattgtaataatatattttatcaaacaaaTGTTGCAGATTGATGATACCTATAAGCACAGCTTTACGATATAAGACTAAGCGCGCACATGGAAATAAAATCATATCACGAAAATAACTATACCTACGTGTACCACGATTTATCATCGCACTTCGGCCACCTGTATCGAATTACAGGCGGCCGAAGAAGATATCGTGCCGCCCGCGCCATGAACGCAAGACGAACATTATTTGCATCAAACCGTATTGCTATTATAAGTCGCATGCGTTTTTTTCGTAATATGTGGATGCTATTGTATTCTGATGGAACTGAAGATTTTCTTCGCTACGATTTATTTCCGTAGTGCGTGCTTAGCCTAAAATTGATAGGTATGCGAGTTACGAAGTATCTTGTTGATGTTCTTCTAAATAATTGATGtgtaagcaattaaaattaaaaatcagcatggattttataacttttattgATGTTACGTTTAAATTTATGTCTCCTTCTTTGTTTCCGTCTTGCCACCACGGATTCTTCCGGTTCTGCGGGCAGCAATAAGACCAACCTTGCGACCAGCAGATGTACCTCTCTTGACAGTCGAAGCCTTACCTGGGTAACAAaggattaattaaattaaattgcacTTCAGTTTGTATTAAGAAGTCGACTACCACAGCCACGGTCGCGACGTTGGTTCTTCTCCTTGCTCTTCTACTATACGCGCTAATACCTAAATTATTAAACCGCGCTAATAAACCAGGCGTTATTAATGCACTATACGCATGTTCCCCATACATGACCCGCCAGCTTTACTTAAATAGGCATGCGCTTGACAGCAATTAAACCAAATAGGTGTTGACTGATGATGCAGCCGaaggtggagcgcgcctgcctagaaggTGACTAtccactcttcttttgaagtcCCACAATATTATCATTGGCGAGGAAAACGGAAAggcattccatattctagcagtgAATATTAAAAACGAGGCAGCAAATAATTTCGTACGAGTCCGTGGAATTTAGACTACGTTATAGTAGGCGAcagattgaaatggcaatcggggaggacaTGGCCCGTATACCCGCACAACCCGGCGCGGGGTCCCCCCCCCCTTCCGTAGAAATTCTGTTAAATTCCTCCCCCCCCCTTCCGTAGAAATTCTGTTAAATTCCTAACTACCTTCCTACTTTTTATAGATTTTAACTTAGAGGATTAACGTAAAACCTAGGATCTGTAGAGTTCCTGATTTAAGCtattcatcatcaacccatcgccggcccactacagagcacaggtctcctcctctcagaatgtggaTTTTTTGCCATATTGCACCACGCTGCTcaaatgtggattggcagacttcacacacttttgagaatattatgaagagctctcaggcatacaggtttcttcactatgttttccttcactgtcaaagcaagtgatatttaattgcttaacacacaactttgaaaagttagaggtgagtggCCGGGATTGAATCCCAACCTCCCCTCTCCATACATAcgccttaaccactaggctatcatcgcttttTTCAAAGACAATTGAATTTGCTGATATGTATAGTTTAATTTGATAAATGGCCACTTACCTATGTGTTGATGGTTACCACCACCGTGAGGATGCTCCACAGGGTTCATGGACACACCGCGCACGTATGGCCAGCAGTTACGTTTGACCTTGTACTTGTGATACGCACGACCAGCCTTCAGGATAGGCTTGTCAATACGTCCACCACCAGCGACAATACCTGTGAAATTGTTTACAGTCAAAGTTTGTAAGCTTATCATAAAATAATCGctagtaaattaaaatttgtatacATCAGAAAGAGCCTCTGTGTAATCATAGAATATtcagagtaggtaagtaaagatCATCATTAccaaaatctatactaatattcaTTATCCAtaccaggggtgttacggatattcacatccgcaaatgcggaacactcccattaattcagacatccgtatccgcatcaattaatgcggagcttttaagGCTGCGGATTCATATTTACAACAAGTAAcacctgcaaagaaagtgggcgggGGCAAAggcgcgtgcctcgcgcgtttgctagttgatatcttcgttcgctaatggaccaattaaaaagtgtacaatggtacccaatggGTGtcacggatattcgcatccgcaaatgtggaacattcgcattaattcagaacTCCGCagccgcatcaattaatgcggagcttttacggatatGGATTTTTATTTGCAACACGTAACGagtaacgacctgcaaagaaagtgggcgCGTGCGTTGCGCGtttttgctagttgatatctttgttcgctaactgaccaacCAAAAAGTGTTACTTTGGTACCCAACAGAGTGCAGATGCAAAAATCCGTAATATTTGCATCCACATCCGCAAATACGGTATATTCGCATCAACTTCGACATCCGCTTCCGCGGAGGTGAGCTTCTAGTAATTCGCATTCGCATGTCAATGATCCATACCAATACTGTACTAATGGCTAATGTTTGTGTCAGAAAAGTTAAGTTTCCAAGGATTTTCAAAACACTGAAACGTGTACggagttgcaggcatcatctagtttagtcataaattatattatatagtataaattatccatattaatattataaatgcgaaagtgtgtctgtctgtctgtctgctagcttttcacagcccaacagtttaaccgatgttgatgaaatttggtacagcattagcttacatcccggggatattacatacttttaatcccagaaaattaaagagttatagggatttataaaaacctacatccacgcgtacgaagtcgcgggtgttatattacgataaaattggatacataattattatgctaaaattcatctaatcataaacttgggagaccgagataaatatttgttgtgatatttaaaacagaatcgttattccgtttccggattcaatgtcaatgtactaagagtgacattatactaagctattgtcaacatacagttgacgcgtttttttttttccgtcAGCTGGTGGTTGAAAGCACGTGTTCTTGTGGTTTTTTACTCCTAGCTGAGACTTGGTGGTGGTATCTGGTGAGTTTTGTGTGTGTTTCGTTCGTGGGAAGGGGAAGGAATGGGCGTGGATAGTCCAGGGGATCCTCCGGATCCGACATGCTCTGATCCGTCACAACCAAAGGAACGCCCTAAAAAACGTGTAGCTGAACCCGTCATCCAACCTACAAAGCGAGCTGACATTGAACTAGACCAATCGTCGATGGAATCTATCCAAAATATTTACACCCATCCATCGATGACTATTACGGATCGCACTTACGGGTTAAACGACGCAGGCCCATTTATTGTACACGTGATGCGAATTGAACCTGATCCTGCTGCTGGATTAACTCTCCGCCCAATTAAAATCGGTTTACTTCTGGCTAAGAATAATATTTCTAACATAGTACGAGATGGTGTAAAAGCGGTAGGTAGAAATCGAGTCGCTATTGAGTTCAGGAACAGTGGTGATGCCAATGCTTTTCTTCACCACCCATGTCTACAACAAAACAAACTGAATGCCACCATACCCGCGTTCCACGTAACTCGGATGGGACTCATTAGAGGAGTCCCTAAAGAGTGGTCTATACAGCAACTGGCAGAGGCCATAGAACTTCCGGATAACTGTGGGATCGTCTTGAAAGCAAGACGTCTGAACCGTAAGGTAGTATCAGAGGGTACAGCAACATGGGTCCCCACACAATCAGTCGTTATCACATTCAGAGGCCAAGTTTTGCCCAAAAATGTATATGTGTATTATACTTCCATGGTGGTGGAGAAGTACCTTCTCCCCACCATTCAGTGTCACAATTGTTGCAGATTCGGTCACACAAAAAACCAATGCAGAAGCAAGCCCAGATGCTTCAGGTGTGGCCAGGAGCATTCTGGCGATAGTTGTCAAGATGAGTTCCAATGTGTACTGTGTACAGGCAAGCATGTAGCCACATATAAAGACTGCCCGGAACACCAAAGACAACACAAAATCAAGCTAATGATGTCcgataataatatttcatatATAGAGGCTTCAGCCCAGGTTCCCCCAGCCCGTAGATCATATGCGGACATAGCAGCGACTATCTTTGCCCCCTCAGTGAGTGAGCCCCTTGTCAGTAGGAATCCTGCTGCTCCCTTGCCCCCCAAATCGTACAGAAAAACAGTTTTAACTACCCCAAGACATAGACCCCCACCTTCTAAAGGATTTGATAGGCTCGCCCACAATTCAATTACTAACATCCCATCCTCTCCCTCTTCAAATGGTTGTGCCCTCAAAAATCAAACCTTTTCAGTTTCAAATGAAGACCTTATGGAAATCCTTGTTGCACTACTAAACAATTGTATCCTGAAACCCAACAACAATATACCGAACAACGTGGCGGAAAAAATCGTTAAACTGACAGACATATTTAAATCTCAGAACGGCCCAGCCGATCCCAATCCTACAATGGAATATTAGaagtatcaaaaataaaaaacatgaatTAACTTCACTCTTAAAAAAATACCACATCGCCATCGCTGCCGTCTCGGAGACATGGTTGAGACAGGAATCCTCTTTCAGGATACCAGGCTTTGCCTGTCTCCGGGATGATAACGATGGATATGGTGGATGcactttatttataaaaaaaactttaacttACTCTCAACTTCCTTTGCCACAGCATTCACAGGAAATTAATGTGGTTGCTGCCAGAGTTGTAAATAAAACCATTGTTTCCATTTATATTCCCCACCCCAACCCTAATCTTGAAATTGAACTTTTATCTTTGCTCTCAGTACTTCCTTCCCCCCTGATAGTACTAGGGGATTTTAACTGTCATCACACTTCGTGGGGGTCATACTATTGTGACTCCTTTTCAAACTACTTAATAGATATTTTTGACAAGATTAATGTATGCTCCCTCAACGATGGATCCCCAACACATAGAGTTTATCCCGGCCAAAACCCTCGGTCAGTCCCAGATCTCTCTCTCTGTTCTCCCAGTATCGCAAACACCATAACTTGGGAAGTCCTGAGCAATTCTTATGGTAGCGACCACTATCCAATCTTAATATACATGACTCACCACATATCCCCCAAGCCTGCCCCAAAACCTCTTTTAAAATACAGGATAAACAATGTTGACTGGAGCGCTTTTGCCGAGTCAGTAGATAGTTTCTTATCCCAACTGGAACCTGTAAATTTGGAAAACCTCTCAGAAAATTACAACCAATTCCAACAGGCGTTAGTGAATGCTGCAGACATTCACTTTCCAATTAAAcaatataaacaaaaatttttatCACCTCCTTGGTGGGATTCTGAATGTACATCTGCAGTGCAGCTGAGAGAGGAATCAGAATTGGAATACAATAGAAACATGACAATAGAAAATTTCATAGCCTTCCAGAGAAACTCTGCTAAAGTCAGAAGAATGCtttccaaaaaaaaacataaaggcTGGAAAGCCTTCTGTGACAGCTTGTCTCCCAGGTCCCCGTCTTCTCTGGTTTGGCGGAATATCAAAAGATTCAGAGGATCTAGGACTATAGATTCCCCTTCTAATGACCCATCTCCATGGTTACACGAATTCGAAACGAAATTAGCTCCACCCTTTCGTCCAGATCAGGATTATTTCCCATCAACTAGCATACCCCCCCCTTCACATAGATTAGAGCAACCCTTCTCCCTTGTAGAACTACAAATAGTACTAAAGGAGCTGAAGGATTCTACGCCTGGAGAAGATGGTATCCCCTACTCCTTTATAAAGAACCTAAACATCCTGGGTAAAACTTACTTTTtaaatatagtaaataatatatttatatcagGTAATATACCAGAACCCTGGAAAACTCAAGTTGTTTTACCAATCTTGAAACCGGGAAAGAATCCTTCAGAACCTACTTCATATCGCCCCATCGCCTTGTCATCCACCCTCTGTAAAATATTTGAACATATGGTAAAGAATAGATTAGAATGGTATGTAGACAGCAAAGACATTTTGGGTAAAACTCAATTTGGATTCAGAAAAGGTAAGAGTACTATAGATAGTTTAAGCATGCTGTCTACTGATATACGTCTTGCTTTCGCGAATGGAGATTACCTGGTGGGCATCTTTTTAGATATTACCTCTGCCTATGATAGTGTTAATCTTCCACTACTCAGGCGCAAAATGCTTAATCTGAGTATCCCTGAGAGGATTGTGCACTTTGTTATGAATCTGTTCATGGCTAGATCTATCAAAATACGTATAAATGAAGAGCTCATGCCACCCAGAACTGTCTGGAAGGGTCTCCCACAAGGATCCGTACTTAGTCCTCTgttgtataatatttatacGTATGATTTGGAGCTGGCGGTGAATAGCTTTTGTAATACACTGCAGTATGCAGATGACCTGGCATTATATATCTCAAGTAACTCAATCTGTGATGCAGCTGTTAACTTAAACTCTGCTATGTAATACCTTTGCATATGGCTTGAAGAACATGGACTAAGTCTCTCTCCTTCTAAAAGTAATGTTCTGATCTTCTCTAGAAAAAGAAGCATTCCGGATATAGAAATAAGATACGAAGAGCAGATTATCGAAGCAGTTCCGGCAGTAAAATTTCTGGGCGTTATACTAGATGCAAGGTTAACAGGAAAACAACACTTTAATTATGTAGCCCAAAAGTGTGAAAAAGGAGTCAACATAATGAGAGCTCTCTCTGGAGTGTGGTGGGGATCTCATCCATACTGCCAGAAACTTCTATATAATGCTATAGTTAGAAGCCACTTCGATTATGGCACCTTTATCTTTGAACCTTGCAATAAAGATGGTTTGGAAAGGCTAAATCTAATCCAAGCAAAATGCCTGCGCATAGTTCTGGGTGCCATGAAGTCTTCACCCAAAATAGCCCTGATGACAGAATGTGTGGACCCTCCTCTTGATCTAAGAAGGCAGTATTTATCAGATCGGTTTGTCTGTAAACTAATCCAAGTGGAGTCGCACCCACTGATACCACAGTTGAACTCAATGGCACAAAAGGTTAGCACTGAAGAATACTGGGCACATAAAGACCCTCCTAGACTGGTAGAAAGCTACAGGAGATGTAAAGACTTACAACACCCAATAGCCCAGTCTCCTATATTCCCTATATTTAACTGTTCATTTGATGCTTTAATTTACAACCCCAATATACAACTTGACTTTGGCATTTGCAAAGACGAAGTTGAGGCAAACACAAAGTTAGGCCAAATTTTAGACCAAAACTGGCAGGGGTGGATTCTAGTTTTTACTGATGCCTCTAAATTAACAGAAAGTGATAGTGTTGGTTCAGCAGTATGGATTCCAAAGTACAATATTGCCCTTTTATTTAGAAGTCCTCCCCAAACATCAGTATTCACCGGGGAAGCTATCTGCTATTGCCATCCTTGAGgcattaaaatatgttaagactcacagcttaaataaagttttaatattATCGGATTCAAAGAGCTGTTTGCAAGCAATATTgggtaatattttcaaaaataaagtccagaattttcaaattattttaaatataaaagaaacatTATACCATTGCCATAACAACGGTTTAGATATAGCTTTAGCATGGATACCAGGCCACAAAGGCATACAAGGAAATGAACAAGCTGATATGTGGGCTAAGCAAGCCATACAGTTAGGATCCCCAACATACAGCTGTATCTTCCCAAGAGACCTCATCCCTCTGGCTAAAACTTACATGCATAAGGACTGGAATGTAAGATGGAATACTACCCAATTAAACATAGCTAAACACTATAGATATATCCAGCCCAATATTCCCCGGAAACCCTggtttttcaaatccaaaaaactaaataaaaggaCAATATCCGTTCTATGTAGGCTACGATTAGGTCACATATGCTCCCcagtgtttttaaataaaatcagggTGAGAGATAGCTCGCTTTGTGAATGTGGTCTGGATGAGGGAACAGTCGAGCACATATTTTTCAACTGTACTAACCACCCCATATCTTTGTACGAGTTTCTACCCCATAATATCCCTCGCCCAATTCATTTCCCTTATCTCCTCTCTTTTTCTAACCCTTCGATCCTAAGATGTCTATgcaattatattaatttgtatgatattaaattataatgtatcTCTAACATCAATGTTTAATGTCTTAACGGTCatgatattattaattgttatatttCCTTTATGTTAAACTAAAATCATACTAATTGTCCAATGTATAAACTAACAACTTGTGTTGTCCTTATGATGTCTAGGTCTAACAAAGGtttatatacactgtagtctgtgggtTAGAAAGAAAAGTCTCTCATGAAAGGAATTCAAGAACCAAATTACAACGATGTTTTCTCCACTGAATTGACATTGGCGGAATTATTGCGGACAACAAAACCGCAGTACATAGAGCCatagacaagaaaagaagaacatacagttggcaatagctattatgtgaaataataatgttgtgtaaactgtcaatttaagtcgcttattattattgtaaattatgaatacgtagaccatcaatgttactgattttattattgtaaattgggtgtgtcaacataccttttgtcaacaaacctaaaataaataatgattaatattaagatcatgtgatagtcgacatccgccttgtttgcgatggcagtgttgtaaaagtaccctacctcgacagaggggacagtcttgtatcgacagtcAATCTGTGAGGTTCttcagcccagagcaaacacggCGGACTttactaaagttaagtattcttatattttattataatgtaccaTCTGGTACACAGTACCACGTACGTAAACGTTTTAGGTACTGTGTATGGAATCTGGTAATCGTAAtgtttttaaaagatgtgtgttatggagtttctttgccctttcttctccatgactaaacaccttagcgaaatgggtggtagattcattttaatataaatagatcaatgctgaacaatacaattcaattattattcgacttggttggttttacttctgtatttatcacctaccctcttgtgctatttattttatacattgagataaaagtaaacactaggttgttagcttctaattattatagaagcctgtttagatgattaggattcttactttgaaataatacagcagatgctttgcttgatttttaattacttagtatttggccttacctgacatataattgataaatgataactttcattagtaatcattggatttaatttatcatcactattaaagcccactgtcttaacttctttatctaaatctcacacgggcatcagctagtaatattatgtggtttaatattaaatattttataattccaaAAGTCTGTAATCACCTTCACATGGGTTGACTGgtatagcttattacaatttttgtagattttttttttggaaataaaatatagcctgaaTTAtgcagctttctactggtgaaagaattttcaaaactaattaaatagttccagagattaccccctacaaacaaacttacaaactttacctctttatattagtatttatttatgtatttgtacTTACCAACCATCCCTCTGTTGCTAGAGGGCAGAACTTTCTTGGCACCAGAAGGCAGCTTGACCCTTGTCCGTTTGGCATCAGGGTTGTGCCCAATAACAGTGGCAAAGTTCCCAGAGGCACGAGCCAGCCGACCCCTGTCACCCATCTTCTCTTCCAGGTTGCACACAATAGTACCCTCAGGCATAGCACCCACTGGCATCACATTTCCTAAGGAAACATTAGATATTAACTGACTTGTCTTATCAACACCCTACAAAATGTTCAGCTAAGCTAAAGTTTCGCTAGCTTATTTTGCATGAGGTCCCATGGGACCCTATGAAATTTTATCCTACCCTACAAGATTTAAGACTGATCTTCCTCTTCACTAAATCCCATTTGTTCCATAGAACTTGACGTCATCAGACAAATGAGATAATTTTATCCTAATTTGAGTCCTACATGAGCATTTCACCTCGACCTTGCTTGTCTTTGACATactgttggcacccttctggtacggaaccaccatgaaaaaagaaaagtttgtTTACTTTGTTTCATAGAACAGTTAAAGAAAGAAATAATCTCAATTATTCTATGGAACAAATTAGGATAAGATTGTCTCATTTTGTCTGATGACATCAAGTTCTATAGAACAAATGAGACTTACCCCTTGTGTGATGCAGGTGTGTATGTGTGCAAAGTCCCTTGCAATACACTCATACAACACTATATTATTGTGTTATGCCTAATCTTTGACAATACCATTCCCACCTTTCTATCTTTGTTGGTAACTATTATGCACTAACAACTTCAGAACTTATCCCCACTGTCATGaagcttccctgtccactttttattttttactcctgcttgttaaataataaataaataaataaaataaaaaaattccattaaacttttacaagtacttttgaatcgtcaaatgcatctaccactggatcaaaatgcctttcctatcgaGTTACAATTTTTTGGCACAAACAGCAAAATA from Maniola hyperantus chromosome 4, iAphHyp1.2, whole genome shotgun sequence carries:
- the RpL8 gene encoding large ribosomal subunit protein uL2, with the protein product MGRVIRAQRKGAGSVFVSHTKKRKGAPKLRSLDYAERHGYIKGVVKDIIHDPGRGAPLAVVHFRDPYKFKTRKELFIAPEGLYTGQFVYCGKKATLEVGNVMPVGAMPEGTIVCNLEEKMGDRGRLARASGNFATVIGHNPDAKRTRVKLPSGAKKVLPSSNRGMVGIVAGGGRIDKPILKAGRAYHKYKVKRNCWPYVRGVSMNPVEHPHGGGNHQHIGKASTVKRGTSAGRKVGLIAARRTGRIRGGKTETKKET
- the LOC138402268 gene encoding uncharacterized protein is translated as MGVDSPGDPPDPTCSDPSQPKERPKKRVAEPVIQPTKRADIELDQSSMESIQNIYTHPSMTITDRTYGLNDAGPFIVHVMRIEPDPAAGLTLRPIKIGLLLAKNNISNIVRDGVKAVGRNRVAIEFRNSGDANAFLHHPCLQQNKLNATIPAFHVTRMGLIRGVPKEWSIQQLAEAIELPDNCGIVLKARRLNRKVVSEGTATWVPTQSVVITFRGQVLPKNVYVYYTSMVVEKYLLPTIQCHNCCRFGHTKNQCRSKPRCFRCGQEHSGDSCQDEFQCVLCTGKHVATYKDCPEHQRQHKIKLMMSDNNISYIEASAQVPPARRSYADIAATIFAPSVSEPLVSRNPAAPLPPKSYRKTVLTTPRHRPPPSKGFDRLAHNSITNIPSSPSSNGCALKNQTFSVSNEDLMEILVALLNNCILKPNNNIPNNVAEKIVKLTDIFKSQNGPADPNPTMEY